Genomic segment of Gloeocapsa sp. PCC 7428:
GATGATGGCTTGGATGAATCGCGAGTCATTACAAAAAACGATGGAAACCGGAGAAACATGGTTTTGGAGTCGTTCGCGTGCCGAGTTATGGCATAAAGGCGCAACTTCAGGACACATCCAAAAAGTGCGATCGCTGCGTTATGACTGTGATAGCGATGCCTTACTCGTGAGTGTCGAACAAATTGGTGATGTTGCGTGTCACACCGGCGAACGCAGTTGTTTTCACCGCGTTGATGGGCAGGTTGTCCCTCCTCCTGCGGATACTTTATCACAGCTTTTTGCAGTCATTTGCGATCGCCGCGATTATCCTACAGAAGATTCTTATACCTGTAAACTTTTAGCGAATGGCGACAACAAAATCTTGAAAAAGCTCGGTGAGGAAACTGCCGAAGTTGTCATGGCTTGTAAGGATGATGACCCTGATGCGATCGCCTCTGAAGTTGCTGACTTGCTTTATCACACGCTTGTCGCCCTAGCACATCACAAAGTTGAACTCAAAGACGTTTATCGCAAGCTGCAAGAACGCCGTCGTTAATGTGTTATGGGGGTAAGATTTCTTGAGTATGTGATATAATCTGTTTATATCATAATGGAGATCTAATCATTTTTAAAATTTTTGGACAGATTTCCATTATGAAGAACATCATATCAGAAATCTTGATTGATGTCTAGCTAGACCTCTAAAATAATTTTTGTTTTTCCTTAGAGCGTTTGTATACAAGTTGGTTGAGGTAGTGCAAGATGGCGATCGTGAGGAAAACACTAGCAGCCAAACCGAGCCAATAGCTGTAGACAAAAACACGCGATTGATCTAAAGCCCAGCCGCCTAATGGTGGACCGATGAAATAACCAACAGCCCAGCAGAGGGAACTCATTGAAAAGTAAACTCCGCGTTGAGATTCAGGCGCGAGTTCTGTTACCAAAGCAGCGGCAGAGGGAGTATAAGAAACGATCGCTAGACCAAAAATACTCATTGCAACGATTGCCCAGAATAGTTGATTGACAGGAGTAATGCCAGTAAACCAAACACAGCTAAAAGCTACTGCCCAGATCAAAGCAGAAACAATGAGCGCATGAGGATGGGTAAAGCGTTTTAAAACACGTGCGATGGGTAATTGGCACAAAATGGCAACTGCCATGTGGCAAGCGAATAAAGCACTGAGAGTCGATTCGGTGAATCCTTGAGTTGAGCGAGAAGACACGAAATTTCGCAAATAAAGCGGTAACGTGCTGTGGAGTTGCGACGTATAAGTTGTGAAAATAATATTTACCAGAACGTAAACCAAAAGACGGCGATCGCGAAGTGCTATAGCCCAATTACTTTTTGCGGATAAATCAGACGCATTCGCTAGAGGTTGATAAGTTTCTTTGATTGCCAAATAAATGACGACAAAGAACACTATAAACGAAGTTGCATCGATCAAAAATAGCGCGCGGT
This window contains:
- the hisIE gene encoding bifunctional phosphoribosyl-AMP cyclohydrolase/phosphoribosyl-ATP diphosphatase HisIE; protein product: MSVDREILNQAIPIEKIRYDDRGLVPAIVQDYLDGTILMMAWMNRESLQKTMETGETWFWSRSRAELWHKGATSGHIQKVRSLRYDCDSDALLVSVEQIGDVACHTGERSCFHRVDGQVVPPPADTLSQLFAVICDRRDYPTEDSYTCKLLANGDNKILKKLGEETAEVVMACKDDDPDAIASEVADLLYHTLVALAHHKVELKDVYRKLQERRR
- a CDS encoding MFS transporter is translated as MIAPFINCMKFFQRQLSSWLPQLDPQVWILGFGRFLSEVGTGFTLFYAPIFFVNQVGFSATAVGFALGSASISGIFGRILGGSLSDSPKWGRRYTLLLSAAVAAIASLVLASTITFPILIVGNLLSGLGQGLYWPATEAVVADLTTPANRREAYALTRLADNLGLGTGIIFGGALVSTTGAYRALFLIDATSFIVFFVVIYLAIKETYQPLANASDLSAKSNWAIALRDRRLLVYVLVNIIFTTYTSQLHSTLPLYLRNFVSSRSTQGFTESTLSALFACHMAVAILCQLPIARVLKRFTHPHALIVSALIWAVAFSCVWFTGITPVNQLFWAIVAMSIFGLAIVSYTPSAAALVTELAPESQRGVYFSMSSLCWAVGYFIGPPLGGWALDQSRVFVYSYWLGLAASVFLTIAILHYLNQLVYKRSKEKQKLF